A region from the Algoriphagus machipongonensis genome encodes:
- a CDS encoding NADH:ubiquinone reductase (Na(+)-transporting) subunit B, translated as MKALKNLFDSVKPNFEKGGKWEKFYTLYEGHRTIVFAPDLTTKAKGAQIKDATDLKRVMITVVIAMIPALLFGILNIGHQHFLAVGEEATFLDKAIFGLISALPILVVSYGVGLLTEFIFCVVRNHPISEGFLVSGMLIALVMPPHIPLWQVAAATIFAVVIGKEVFGGTGMNILNVALTARAFLYFAYPANISGDQVWTYLGDKMAVDGFSGATALGVAYSASNDGTPVVEALASHNASIGADYSFINMFMGWIPGSIGETSVLMALVGAAILIGTGIGSWKIMLSGFLGTYVMGTIMNLLAVNEYMAMPAHYHLVMGGLAFGIIFMATDPVSAAQTETGKWIYGLLIGVLTVIIRVTNPAYPEGIMLAVLLMNVFAPLIDYYVVKANKTRRLQRATV; from the coding sequence AGGGCGGCAAATGGGAAAAGTTCTACACTCTCTATGAGGGCCATAGAACGATTGTATTTGCTCCAGACTTGACTACCAAAGCCAAGGGAGCTCAAATTAAGGATGCAACAGACTTGAAGCGTGTGATGATCACAGTGGTAATAGCCATGATCCCAGCATTGCTTTTCGGTATTCTAAATATTGGACACCAGCATTTCTTAGCCGTAGGCGAAGAAGCTACTTTCTTGGATAAAGCAATTTTTGGGTTGATCTCAGCATTGCCTATCCTGGTTGTGTCTTATGGTGTCGGCTTGTTGACAGAGTTTATTTTCTGTGTTGTAAGAAATCATCCGATTTCTGAAGGATTCCTGGTTTCAGGGATGTTGATTGCTTTAGTCATGCCTCCTCATATTCCATTATGGCAGGTTGCGGCAGCGACTATCTTTGCCGTAGTGATTGGTAAAGAGGTTTTTGGTGGTACAGGGATGAACATTCTTAATGTGGCCTTGACTGCTAGAGCTTTCTTATATTTTGCATATCCTGCGAATATTTCTGGTGACCAAGTATGGACTTACCTAGGAGATAAAATGGCAGTTGATGGTTTCTCTGGAGCGACTGCTCTTGGAGTTGCTTATAGCGCAAGTAATGATGGAACCCCGGTAGTGGAGGCTCTTGCTTCTCACAATGCCAGTATAGGTGCAGATTACAGCTTCATAAACATGTTTATGGGTTGGATTCCTGGATCTATCGGAGAAACATCTGTTTTGATGGCTTTGGTGGGAGCAGCAATTTTAATTGGTACTGGAATCGGAAGCTGGAAAATCATGCTTTCCGGATTTTTAGGAACCTACGTAATGGGTACTATCATGAACCTGTTGGCAGTCAATGAATACATGGCTATGCCAGCTCATTACCATTTAGTAATGGGAGGTTTAGCCTTTGGAATTATCTTCATGGCTACGGACCCAGTATCAGCTGCGCAAACAGAAACTGGTAAATGGATTTACGGATTGTTGATAGGTGTTTTGACCGTCATCATTCGAGTTACAAACCCTGCGTATCCAGAAGGGATTATGCTGGCAGTGTTGCTTATGAACGTATTTGCTCCACTGATTGATTATTATGTAGTAAAAGCTAACAAAACAAGGAGGTTACAACGTGCAACAGTCTAA